A genomic window from Arthrobacter sp. FW305-BF8 includes:
- a CDS encoding MFS transporter — protein MSHHHQHQPSAQRPGVRRYVVASLVGNALEWYDFFLYATASAVVFGHLFFPADTDPLVGTMAAFAGFAVGFAARPVGGIIFGHIGDKLGRKHSLVLTLSIMGVSTALMGLLPTYAQVGLWAPTLLIVLRILQGIAAGGEWGGGVLLISENANHSRRGMLSAFSQGGISLGFVLSSLAFFLAQLLPEPEFLAWGWRLPFLVSVVLLGIGAYIRFKLPESKEFNEVRESRPQHRVPALDALRAHPREILVAMGLRVAENGGSYIFLSFSIVYGVHVGVEKGVLLLAVAVSMLVSFGTYVFFGYLSDRIGRRPVYAFGAIGMGVMAYPFFAMIDANTPAVVILAFLIANGVCHGAMIGTQPAFFHELFSAEVRYSGMAIAHEVAAVFAGGFAPLIATALLLNSNSSAPVSLYLIGMVVVTLIAVAAAGGKKRADQHQETGQATVESVS, from the coding sequence ATGTCCCATCATCATCAGCACCAGCCATCGGCTCAGCGCCCTGGAGTCCGGCGGTACGTTGTTGCCTCTCTTGTGGGCAATGCGCTCGAGTGGTACGACTTCTTCCTCTACGCCACAGCATCGGCGGTCGTTTTTGGCCACTTGTTCTTTCCTGCAGACACCGACCCGCTGGTGGGAACTATGGCGGCGTTCGCCGGTTTCGCCGTCGGGTTCGCCGCCCGTCCCGTAGGTGGAATCATCTTCGGCCACATTGGTGACAAACTGGGGCGCAAGCATTCCTTGGTCCTGACACTGTCCATCATGGGCGTCAGTACAGCACTTATGGGCCTGCTGCCGACCTACGCGCAAGTGGGGCTGTGGGCACCGACGCTGCTTATCGTTCTTCGCATCCTGCAGGGTATCGCCGCGGGCGGTGAATGGGGTGGCGGCGTTCTGCTGATCAGCGAAAATGCGAATCATTCACGCCGGGGCATGCTCTCAGCCTTCAGCCAGGGCGGAATCTCCCTCGGATTTGTGTTGTCGTCTCTAGCCTTCTTCTTGGCCCAGCTGCTGCCAGAGCCGGAGTTCCTTGCCTGGGGATGGCGTCTGCCGTTCCTCGTGAGTGTGGTTCTGCTTGGTATTGGCGCCTACATCCGCTTCAAGCTTCCGGAATCCAAGGAATTTAACGAAGTACGTGAGAGCCGTCCCCAGCACCGGGTCCCCGCTCTGGATGCCTTGCGGGCCCATCCCCGCGAAATCCTCGTGGCCATGGGGTTGCGAGTGGCTGAAAACGGCGGCTCGTACATCTTCCTTTCCTTCTCCATCGTCTACGGGGTCCATGTGGGAGTGGAGAAGGGCGTTCTTCTGCTGGCCGTGGCAGTGTCAATGCTGGTTTCTTTTGGCACCTACGTCTTCTTCGGGTACCTCTCTGACCGGATCGGCCGGCGCCCCGTATACGCGTTTGGTGCGATCGGGATGGGCGTGATGGCCTACCCGTTCTTTGCGATGATCGACGCCAACACCCCCGCGGTGGTCATCCTCGCCTTCCTGATCGCTAACGGTGTTTGCCACGGGGCGATGATCGGAACGCAGCCGGCGTTCTTCCATGAACTGTTCTCCGCCGAAGTCCGGTACTCGGGCATGGCAATCGCGCACGAAGTAGCAGCCGTCTTCGCCGGCGGTTTCGCGCCCCTGATCGCCACGGCCTTGTTGCTGAACTCCAATTCCTCCGCGCCGGTGTCGCTGTACCTCATCGGAATGGTAGTCGTAACCCTGATTGCCGTCGCTGCCGCGGGCGGGAAAAAGCGCGCCGATCAGCACCAGGAAACGGGACAGGCAACTGTTGAAAGCGTGTCCTAA
- a CDS encoding fumarylacetoacetate hydrolase family protein, whose product MKLATLRTAGQGTTAALATGADAYVALPASDVGELLARPDWRDVVRVAATAPGRVMIEARAVDFAPLLPHAGKVICCGLNYADHIQEMGRELPEYPTLFAKYADTLVGATDTIEVRGSDRVDWEAELAVVVGSELSRADEKQAAAAIAGYTVANDVSMRDWQNRTLQWFQGKAFDGTTPVGPVMVTPDEVGGPFDVVGYVNGDVVQKGNTGTLVFGPAKLLSYISQFTTLRPGDLVLTGTPGGVGMGMTPPRFLNDGDVLTTEITGIGRLENIVRIRPASIKE is encoded by the coding sequence ATGAAACTCGCCACCTTGCGCACGGCAGGACAGGGAACGACGGCGGCACTCGCCACGGGTGCCGACGCTTACGTTGCCCTGCCTGCCTCTGACGTCGGGGAGCTGCTGGCCCGCCCGGATTGGCGGGACGTGGTTCGGGTAGCCGCCACTGCTCCCGGGCGGGTCATGATTGAGGCCCGGGCCGTTGACTTCGCTCCTCTTCTTCCCCACGCCGGCAAGGTCATTTGCTGCGGACTCAACTACGCGGACCACATCCAGGAGATGGGCCGGGAACTTCCCGAATATCCCACTCTCTTCGCCAAGTACGCAGACACTTTGGTGGGCGCGACTGACACCATCGAGGTCCGCGGAAGCGACCGTGTCGACTGGGAAGCCGAGCTGGCCGTCGTCGTCGGCTCTGAACTTTCCCGCGCAGACGAGAAGCAGGCAGCAGCGGCGATAGCCGGTTACACCGTGGCAAATGACGTGTCGATGCGTGACTGGCAGAACCGGACACTGCAGTGGTTCCAGGGCAAGGCGTTCGACGGCACCACCCCTGTTGGTCCGGTCATGGTGACCCCTGACGAGGTCGGCGGGCCGTTTGACGTCGTCGGTTACGTCAATGGTGACGTCGTCCAGAAGGGCAACACGGGCACCCTGGTGTTCGGCCCGGCAAAACTTCTTTCCTACATTTCCCAGTTCACCACGCTGCGCCCCGGCGACCTCGTTCTGACCGGAACCCCCGGGGGCGTGGGCATGGGCATGACACCGCCCCGTTTCCTGAATGACGGCGATGTACTCACCACCGAAATCACCGGGATCGGACGCCTTGAAAACATCGTCCGCATCCGTCCAGCATCAATCAAGGAGTGA
- a CDS encoding RidA family protein: protein MGHKTINPESLPKPSGFAHGMLAGNMVFLGGQTALDKNMNIVPGGIVEQFTQAFSNVLTTLREAGGQPEDLVNVTIYLTDVEDYMANGREIGRIWREMAGSQYPAMAGIGVTRLWQKEALIEIQGIAVISER from the coding sequence ATGGGCCACAAGACAATCAACCCGGAGTCGCTTCCCAAACCGTCCGGGTTCGCGCACGGGATGCTCGCCGGAAATATGGTTTTCCTGGGCGGCCAGACAGCCCTGGACAAGAACATGAACATCGTGCCCGGCGGTATTGTCGAGCAGTTCACGCAGGCGTTTTCCAACGTCCTCACCACGCTGCGGGAGGCCGGGGGCCAGCCCGAGGACCTGGTCAACGTGACCATTTATCTCACCGACGTGGAGGACTACATGGCCAACGGCCGCGAAATTGGCCGTATCTGGCGTGAGATGGCGGGGTCGCAGTACCCGGCGATGGCGGGCATCGGCGTCACCCGCCTGTGGCAGAAAGAGGCGCTGATTGAAATTCAGGGCATCGCTGTGATCAGCGAACGCTGA
- a CDS encoding cupin domain-containing protein, translated as MNQTATDYRLEGDNSIYAQADGKVVPVVTRAGQEDTNTAQSGDCIRVSGVSIQHTPATKIWFGQVSNTPGYRSLPHHHGEAETGGYVLRGHGRIYFGENYQEFLDMKAGDWVFVPPFMPHVEANMSVTEELVWLTARTPENLVVNLEDVPDETLADYRRA; from the coding sequence ATGAACCAGACAGCTACCGATTACCGCCTCGAGGGCGACAACTCCATCTACGCACAGGCAGACGGCAAAGTAGTCCCCGTGGTGACGCGCGCGGGACAGGAAGACACCAACACCGCCCAGTCCGGGGACTGCATCCGCGTCTCGGGCGTCAGCATCCAGCACACTCCGGCCACGAAGATCTGGTTCGGGCAGGTATCCAATACTCCGGGCTACCGCTCGTTGCCGCACCACCACGGCGAGGCCGAGACCGGCGGCTATGTGCTGCGCGGCCACGGGCGCATCTACTTCGGTGAGAACTACCAGGAATTCCTTGACATGAAGGCCGGCGACTGGGTGTTCGTCCCCCCGTTCATGCCCCACGTGGAGGCGAACATGTCCGTGACGGAAGAGCTGGTGTGGCTCACCGCCCGCACCCCGGAGAACCTCGTGGTCAACCTTGAGGACGTCCCCGACGAGACGCTCGCCGACTACCGCAGGGCATAG
- a CDS encoding thiamine pyrophosphate-binding protein, with amino-acid sequence MTVLTSRTEGSDVARPDVSSGLVAGNVSELVGYTLARLGVGHVFGVVGSGNFVVTNALRRAGVPYTAARHEGGAATMADAYGRMSGKVGVVSTHQGCGLTNAVTGIGEAAKSRTPMIVVTADTAASAIGSNFRIDQDALARSVGAVAERIHSPQTAVADTVRAYRTAVNERRTVVLSLPTDIQAAPVPDGSAEPGQLAPPQRIAPSDSAVEQLAGLIRNARRPVFVAGRGGRGAGPEIAALAEAAGALVATSAVAHGLFQGNPFNLGISGGFSSPFTAATISEADLIVGWGCALNMWTMRHGSLIGASAKVAQVDLEDRALGANRPIDLGVLGDSAETAAAVLARLQSVEHRAVGLRTPDMAGQIERHARWTTEQTEDLSTPEAIDPRVLSREMDRILPVERIVSIDSGNFMGYPSAYLSVPDEFGFCFTQAFQSIGLGLYTSIGAAKARPDRLPVLGAGDGGFLMAISELETLVRERIPLVAIVYNDSAYGAEVHHFEADDADMEVVRFPTADIAAIARGYGAAGVTVRSVADLAAVEEWLAGPRDVPLVIDARIASDGGAWWLAEAFKGH; translated from the coding sequence ATGACCGTTTTGACCAGCAGGACCGAAGGCAGCGACGTAGCTAGACCGGACGTTTCGTCGGGCCTTGTGGCCGGCAATGTCAGCGAACTCGTTGGCTATACGCTCGCCCGGCTGGGCGTCGGCCACGTCTTCGGCGTCGTGGGCAGCGGGAATTTTGTGGTGACCAACGCGTTGCGCCGGGCGGGCGTGCCCTACACGGCGGCCCGTCATGAGGGCGGCGCTGCCACCATGGCCGATGCCTACGGGCGGATGTCCGGAAAGGTCGGCGTCGTTTCCACCCATCAAGGCTGCGGGCTGACCAACGCGGTGACCGGAATCGGCGAAGCTGCCAAGAGCCGTACGCCGATGATAGTTGTTACTGCCGATACGGCCGCTTCCGCCATTGGTTCCAACTTCAGGATCGACCAGGACGCCCTGGCCCGCAGCGTTGGAGCAGTGGCCGAGCGAATCCACTCACCCCAGACGGCTGTTGCCGACACGGTCCGGGCATACCGGACGGCAGTAAACGAGCGCCGGACGGTCGTACTGTCCCTGCCCACCGACATCCAGGCGGCGCCGGTGCCCGACGGGAGCGCTGAGCCGGGGCAACTGGCTCCGCCACAGCGGATAGCACCATCGGATTCTGCTGTGGAGCAGTTGGCCGGGCTCATCCGGAATGCCCGGCGGCCGGTTTTTGTGGCCGGGCGTGGCGGCCGAGGGGCGGGACCTGAAATTGCCGCCCTGGCCGAGGCGGCGGGGGCACTCGTGGCAACGTCCGCCGTCGCGCACGGCCTCTTCCAGGGCAACCCCTTCAATCTCGGTATTTCCGGCGGCTTTTCCTCCCCTTTTACGGCCGCTACGATTTCCGAGGCTGATCTGATCGTCGGTTGGGGATGCGCCTTGAACATGTGGACGATGCGCCACGGTTCCCTGATCGGTGCGTCCGCGAAGGTGGCGCAGGTGGATCTTGAGGACCGCGCCCTCGGCGCTAACCGTCCCATCGACCTCGGAGTGCTTGGCGACAGCGCAGAGACTGCAGCTGCTGTGCTTGCCAGGCTTCAGTCAGTCGAGCACCGAGCAGTGGGCCTGCGGACGCCCGATATGGCAGGACAGATTGAACGGCATGCTCGCTGGACCACGGAACAGACAGAAGATCTGTCTACTCCCGAGGCCATTGACCCCCGTGTGCTGAGCCGGGAGATGGACCGCATCCTGCCCGTCGAGAGGATCGTTTCCATCGACTCCGGCAACTTCATGGGCTATCCCAGCGCGTACCTGTCCGTTCCGGATGAATTCGGATTCTGCTTCACGCAGGCTTTCCAGTCGATTGGCCTCGGTTTGTACACGTCCATCGGCGCGGCCAAGGCCCGGCCCGACCGGCTGCCCGTCCTGGGGGCGGGCGACGGCGGCTTCCTCATGGCCATTTCCGAACTGGAAACGCTGGTCCGTGAACGCATCCCCCTCGTGGCGATTGTCTACAACGATTCCGCGTACGGTGCCGAGGTCCACCACTTCGAAGCTGATGATGCAGATATGGAAGTTGTGCGGTTTCCGACGGCGGACATCGCCGCGATCGCACGCGGCTACGGGGCGGCCGGAGTCACCGTCCGCAGTGTTGCCGATCTGGCAGCCGTCGAAGAATGGCTGGCAGGGCCTCGCGATGTGCCGCTCGTCATCGATGCCCGCATTGCTTCCGACGGCGGGGCCTGGTGGCTGGCCGAAGCGTTCAAGGGCCACTGA
- a CDS encoding PaaX family transcriptional regulator, with the protein MSDVPAPLLPQQQLILTIYGLYGRSGGGQLPISVLIQMLGDLGHDAPGVRSAVSRLKAKGVLASVKNGGVARYELSERSLRLINEGDERIFAPYRATTGAPWVLAIFSVPESMRDRRHQLRAELTRLGFGSMGAGVWIAPAGVREGARQRLQARGLDQYVEFFTGDYSSDSDMRSKIAQWWDLEALESQISEFMDIYGGSLENWTALVGDDPERALTASSADLRRDAFRYYVPMLTLWRRLPYRDPGLPLEYLPQGWQGPEARRIFFSVHRLIAPMAERYAMALVEEAEAA; encoded by the coding sequence ATGAGTGACGTCCCCGCTCCTTTGCTGCCCCAACAGCAGCTCATCCTGACCATTTACGGTCTCTACGGGCGTAGCGGTGGCGGACAGCTTCCCATTTCTGTGCTGATCCAGATGCTCGGCGACCTGGGCCATGATGCCCCCGGCGTCCGCTCGGCCGTCTCGCGCCTGAAGGCCAAGGGAGTGCTGGCGAGCGTCAAGAACGGGGGAGTGGCCCGCTACGAACTCTCCGAGCGTTCACTGAGGCTGATCAATGAGGGCGATGAGCGCATCTTCGCCCCCTACCGTGCAACCACCGGCGCCCCGTGGGTGCTTGCCATCTTTTCCGTGCCTGAGTCGATGCGGGACCGCCGGCACCAGTTGCGCGCTGAGCTGACCAGGTTGGGTTTTGGCTCCATGGGGGCCGGGGTTTGGATCGCTCCCGCGGGAGTGCGTGAAGGCGCGAGGCAGCGGCTCCAAGCCAGGGGGCTGGACCAGTACGTTGAGTTTTTCACCGGCGACTACTCGTCGGATTCAGATATGCGGTCCAAGATTGCCCAATGGTGGGATCTGGAGGCCCTGGAGTCGCAGATTTCGGAGTTTATGGACATCTACGGCGGATCGCTGGAGAACTGGACCGCGCTGGTGGGGGATGATCCTGAAAGGGCGTTGACCGCGTCTTCCGCTGACCTGCGCCGGGATGCCTTCCGCTACTACGTACCGATGCTGACCCTGTGGCGGCGCCTGCCCTACCGCGATCCCGGCCTGCCCCTTGAGTACCTGCCGCAGGGCTGGCAGGGGCCGGAGGCCCGCCGGATCTTCTTCAGCGTCCACCGCCTGATCGCGCCAATGGCGGAGCGGTACGCCATGGCCCTGGTGGAGGAAGCGGAAGCCGCCTAG
- a CDS encoding thiolase family protein, with amino-acid sequence MTASIIGTGQSPYTRHPHAGTDTSHVIAQAVRSALLEAGLKPGDVDGFAVSSFTLNPDHAIDLAWRMGLRLTWLMQDTNGGASAGGMLQHAVRAIEAGDAKVIVLAAGDLMDGAAFSRLVASYNRATEDHLAPLPMRGPNALFAMLTTRQMEALGLSREDYGHIAIAQRQWAADNPAAVYRKPLTMDDYLSAPVVATPLGRYDCVPPVTGADAVVLVAEPRNGTPRAKVLTVRASYNGDQQAGDGLETGLRACGSAGWEEAGIGPEEVDLACVYDDYPSMVVAQLADLGVMPAGEDASNFIKRHISTRDLPVNTSGGQLSAGQAGAAGGMHGLVEAARQLMGTAGARQIPARHAVVSGYGMVLYRYGACATMSVLEAGA; translated from the coding sequence GTGACGGCCTCCATCATCGGGACAGGACAATCCCCGTACACCCGACACCCCCATGCAGGGACGGACACATCCCACGTTATTGCCCAGGCCGTCCGGAGCGCATTGCTTGAGGCTGGCCTTAAGCCGGGCGACGTTGACGGGTTTGCTGTCTCAAGTTTCACGCTCAACCCCGACCACGCCATCGATCTCGCCTGGCGGATGGGCCTGCGCCTGACCTGGCTGATGCAGGATACAAACGGCGGAGCCAGCGCGGGCGGAATGCTCCAACACGCCGTTCGGGCCATCGAAGCCGGGGACGCCAAAGTCATCGTTCTCGCGGCAGGCGACCTGATGGACGGGGCCGCGTTCTCACGGTTGGTGGCGAGCTACAACCGCGCGACCGAGGACCATCTGGCGCCGTTGCCGATGAGGGGACCGAATGCCTTGTTCGCAATGCTCACGACCCGTCAGATGGAAGCGCTGGGGTTGAGCCGTGAAGATTACGGGCACATCGCCATTGCCCAGCGCCAGTGGGCTGCCGACAACCCCGCGGCCGTCTACCGGAAACCCCTCACCATGGACGATTACCTCAGCGCCCCGGTTGTTGCCACACCATTGGGCCGCTACGACTGCGTGCCCCCGGTAACCGGTGCCGACGCCGTGGTCCTAGTCGCCGAACCGCGCAACGGCACACCACGGGCCAAGGTCCTCACGGTGCGTGCCTCCTATAACGGCGACCAGCAGGCAGGCGACGGACTGGAAACCGGGCTACGAGCATGCGGATCGGCTGGCTGGGAAGAAGCCGGAATCGGCCCGGAGGAGGTGGACCTGGCCTGCGTCTACGACGATTACCCTTCCATGGTCGTGGCCCAGCTCGCAGACCTGGGCGTAATGCCTGCAGGGGAAGACGCCTCCAATTTCATCAAGCGCCACATCTCCACCCGCGACCTGCCAGTGAATACGTCCGGAGGCCAGCTCTCTGCCGGACAGGCAGGAGCCGCCGGCGGAATGCACGGACTTGTGGAGGCGGCCCGCCAGCTCATGGGCACAGCAGGAGCACGTCAAATTCCGGCCCGCCACGCTGTGGTCAGCGGGTATGGCATGGTCCTGTACCGCTATGGCGCCTGCGCCACCATGTCGGTGCTGGAGGCCGGAGCATGA
- a CDS encoding LysR substrate-binding domain-containing protein: MDLRALLTTHLKLRHLVIVLAIAEHGSLVRAAEELYLTQPAMSRALREAEHAVGTSLFERTGRRMVPTLAGQACLEHAKAIVGHLGTLRRRVDELTDPEAGVVRVGAHVTGANLLLPRAVARFTAERPRVEVLLREAPPEALIQELGSGDLDLLVGRVTDHPSTARLRLVPLYREDFRVVAAPWHPVHGLPEPSLEDLVGHPWVVPLANTPLRDELEENFRNAGLTPPAQRVESAAPATVRTLVAEEGFLALMPESMAVAEPLLQMLGLHLAGLAQQVGLLLHPDRPLTPNAAMLAGKLREVGEEIGRGLLGTTPPVPSQ, from the coding sequence ATGGATCTGCGGGCGCTGCTGACCACCCACCTGAAGCTGCGTCATCTTGTGATCGTGCTTGCCATTGCAGAACACGGAAGTCTGGTCCGGGCTGCGGAAGAACTGTATCTGACGCAGCCGGCGATGAGCCGGGCTTTGCGGGAAGCCGAGCACGCTGTGGGAACTTCGCTGTTCGAACGCACCGGTCGCCGCATGGTACCCACGCTGGCCGGGCAGGCGTGCCTCGAGCACGCCAAGGCCATTGTGGGTCATCTGGGTACCCTGCGGCGCCGGGTCGACGAGCTCACAGACCCGGAAGCGGGCGTGGTCCGGGTAGGCGCGCACGTTACCGGCGCGAACCTGCTGCTGCCGCGAGCCGTGGCACGGTTCACCGCCGAGCGGCCCCGGGTGGAGGTCCTGCTGCGGGAGGCGCCGCCCGAAGCCCTGATCCAGGAACTGGGCAGCGGCGATCTGGACCTGCTGGTGGGCAGGGTTACGGATCATCCCAGTACGGCGCGGCTACGGCTGGTCCCGTTATACAGGGAGGACTTCCGCGTCGTTGCTGCACCATGGCACCCCGTGCACGGCCTTCCGGAACCCTCCCTGGAGGATCTGGTCGGGCATCCTTGGGTAGTGCCGCTGGCAAACACTCCGCTCCGCGACGAACTCGAGGAGAACTTCCGCAATGCCGGACTTACGCCTCCCGCACAACGCGTCGAATCCGCAGCTCCTGCCACCGTGCGTACGCTCGTGGCCGAGGAGGGATTCCTTGCCCTCATGCCCGAGTCGATGGCAGTCGCGGAGCCGCTCCTGCAGATGCTGGGACTGCACCTGGCCGGACTAGCCCAACAAGTGGGTCTATTGCTGCACCCAGACAGGCCATTGACGCCCAATGCCGCGATGCTTGCCGGAAAACTCCGCGAAGTGGGCGAGGAGATCGGGCGTGGACTCCTCGGTACCACCCCGCCGGTCCCTTCACAGTGA
- a CDS encoding ATP-dependent acyl-CoA ligase gives MNSTLAERRQRPLTIPQMLLERAQKAPSAPLFRCGDVRRDSQAMVDAVARTGGTLRGAGIERHQTVALMSSNRTELLDLILGCAWIGAVAVPVNTASRGEQLRHVLENSEASLVVAEAELLAHIAAVAPASLKEVWVLDGPALDVEAPFEVLSLPEPGPAVDPVGTAPGEAAAILYTSGTTGVSKGVLCPQGQFYWWAVNMSDQLGLRADDVLYTCLPLFHTNALNAFMQAVECGGEYVLGPRFSASRFWTDASSAGATVTYLLGAMVGILAGKDPGPGDRDHRIRVALSPATPARLVEPFRDRFGVLLLDGYGSTETNSVIGSTPDLWRPGYMGKVRPGFSIRVVDVDGVPLPSGVAGELLIRSDQPHAMATGYHAMADATTKAWQDLWFHSGDRVVVDEDGWVRFVDRIKDVIRRRGENISSVEVEQALRQHPAIQDAAVYAVDSELGEDEVMAALVLREPVDFGELCEFCAPRLASFAIPRFVRVVDQLPQTENGKVRKQVLKAAGRGAAQWDREVALFRRTTATAAR, from the coding sequence ATGAATTCGACACTCGCTGAACGCCGCCAACGTCCACTGACCATCCCGCAGATGCTGCTTGAACGCGCTCAGAAAGCTCCATCGGCGCCCCTGTTCCGCTGCGGTGATGTCCGCCGCGACAGCCAGGCCATGGTGGACGCCGTCGCAAGGACCGGAGGAACCCTGCGCGGGGCCGGGATCGAGCGCCATCAAACTGTAGCGCTGATGTCCTCGAACCGGACGGAACTGCTGGACCTGATCCTCGGCTGTGCCTGGATCGGCGCCGTGGCTGTGCCAGTGAATACAGCAAGCCGGGGTGAACAGTTGCGGCACGTGCTGGAGAACTCCGAGGCCTCCCTGGTGGTGGCCGAAGCCGAACTGCTGGCGCACATCGCAGCAGTGGCACCGGCGAGCCTCAAAGAAGTGTGGGTCCTTGACGGACCTGCTCTCGACGTGGAGGCACCCTTCGAGGTGCTCTCGCTTCCGGAACCTGGCCCGGCCGTTGACCCGGTGGGCACGGCCCCGGGCGAGGCGGCCGCCATCCTCTACACATCTGGAACGACAGGGGTATCGAAAGGTGTGTTGTGTCCGCAGGGCCAGTTCTACTGGTGGGCCGTTAACATGTCCGACCAGCTGGGGCTTAGGGCCGATGACGTCCTGTACACCTGCCTGCCGCTGTTTCACACGAACGCCCTCAACGCTTTCATGCAGGCGGTCGAGTGCGGGGGCGAGTACGTCCTGGGCCCCAGGTTCTCCGCATCCCGTTTCTGGACGGACGCGTCGTCGGCCGGAGCCACGGTGACGTATCTCCTGGGAGCCATGGTTGGGATTCTGGCAGGAAAGGATCCCGGGCCCGGCGACCGGGACCACCGCATCCGTGTGGCCCTGTCTCCTGCAACCCCCGCCCGGCTGGTCGAGCCTTTCCGCGACCGGTTCGGAGTGCTGTTGCTTGACGGTTACGGATCGACGGAAACCAACTCGGTGATCGGATCAACCCCGGATCTATGGCGCCCCGGCTACATGGGCAAGGTTCGCCCGGGCTTCTCCATCCGCGTGGTGGACGTCGACGGTGTCCCGCTCCCCAGCGGCGTGGCCGGTGAGCTGCTGATCCGCAGCGACCAGCCCCACGCCATGGCAACCGGCTACCACGCCATGGCCGACGCAACAACGAAGGCGTGGCAGGACCTCTGGTTCCACAGCGGAGACCGGGTAGTCGTCGACGAGGACGGCTGGGTTCGGTTCGTAGACCGGATCAAGGACGTCATCCGTCGCCGCGGGGAAAACATCTCCTCGGTCGAAGTGGAGCAGGCGCTCCGGCAGCACCCTGCCATCCAGGACGCCGCTGTTTACGCCGTCGACTCCGAGTTGGGTGAGGACGAGGTGATGGCCGCACTTGTTCTTCGGGAGCCTGTTGATTTCGGCGAGCTGTGTGAATTCTGCGCTCCACGGCTGGCGTCGTTTGCCATCCCGCGCTTCGTGCGCGTCGTAGACCAACTGCCCCAGACCGAGAACGGCAAGGTTCGCAAGCAGGTGCTCAAAGCAGCGGGCCGCGGGGCTGCCCAGTGGGACCGGGAAGTCGCCCTTTTCCGCCGAACGACCGCAACCGCTGCGCGCTGA